AGCCAAATGCAGAAAAGAACTATGAAGATCAGGAAGGCAAACAAGTACGGAAGTGAGTCCATCGGGCAACTAGACCTCGACTATTGTGGTAACGATAACGGGCTTGGTCCCGAGCTCTTTTTGAACAAATCGCTTCAAATGGATCCGCAGGTTTTCCTTAAATACCGTCTTGTCGGCGATCTGGTCACGTTTCATTTCACCTACCGCATCGGCGATCGCACGGCGGGCATCCGACGTGAATCCGTTGGTCAGATCGAGACCGGCGACGCCGTTGAATGATATCTGCGGTTCACCGACCAGTTCATGCGTCGACCGGTTGACCGTAACGACGAGCGAAACCGCTCCGCCATAAGCCAACTTCTTTCGCTCGCGGACAACATCGTATTCGATCTCGCCTAGTGACTCTTCGTCAATAAAGGTCTTATGAAGCTCGTGATTTGCGATGACTCTCGCGCCATATTCATCGAGTTCGAGGACATCCCCGTTCTCGATGAGGACAATATTCTCATCCGTATAGCCCGGGATGTGGTTTTTTACGAACTCCTTGTGGCGAAACAGCATTCGATACTCGCCATGGATAGGAATCACATAGCGTGGGCGTGCCGCCTCCACCATGATCCTGATATCTTCCTGAGATGCGTGGCCTGATACATGAACGAGCCTTCTGCGTTCTTCGATTATGTTGGCACCGCGTTTATAGAGATGTCCTATCAGGCGGCTGATACTCTTCTCGTTACCTGGGATTATCCTTGCTGAGAGCACGACCGTATCACCTTTTTCGATCTGCATCCCCTTGTAGGTTGACGTAGCGATATTCCACAATGCGGCACGCGTCTCTCCCTGTGAGCCGGTGACCAGATAACATATCTCGTCGTCATCGAGCGCGCGGGCGTCGCTAAGATCGATCTTCGTTCCATGACCGATCTTCAAAAGCCCCTGTTCTTCGGCGATCTCGACGTTCTTCATCATCGATCGCCCAAGAACACAGACCTTTCGGCCGTACTCATGGGCAACGTCAAAGACGATCTGGAGTCGGTGAAGCGATGACGAGAAGGTCGCGACGAACAGCCGGCCTTCGGTCTCCTCAAAAATCTCACGAAACGCCGGGATCACGGCCTGTTCAGACGGTGTGCGGCCAGGAACGGTGGCATTTGTAGAATCTCCGAGAAGCGCGAGCACACCTTCGTCGCCGATGCGATTCAGCGTCTTTAGATCATACGGCCGGCCAATGACCGGCGTATCGTCGATCTTGTAGTCGCCGGTATGGATTATCGTGCCGATCGGCGTCGTTATCGCAAGCGAAAAGCAATCAACCAAAGAATGCGATGCATGGATGAACTCGATCTGAAAGTTGCCCACCTCGATCTTATCGCCTGCAGTGACGCGATGAAGCAAAACATCGTCGAGCATTTTGAACTCCTCGAGCCGCTTTTCGGCGAGGGCATGCGTGAACCGCGATGCATAGACCGGAAGGTTGAACTTGCGAAGGATATAGGCAAGCGCCCCGATATGGTCTTCGTGGCCATGAGTGAGTATCAATGCCGTCAGGTCGTCGCGATACTCTTCAAGGAAATCGAAATTCGGGATCGAAATATCGACACCGAAAGGGGTCTCTTCCGGGAAACCCATTCCGGCGTCAACGACGATCATCTCGTCGCCATAACGTATACCCATGCAGTTCATTCCGAACTCGCCGATACCGCCGAGCGGAATTATTTCGATTTTAGACAAGCTGTTTGTGCCTCGTTCCCTTTGAATATCAAACGAAAATGATATCACATCTGTCCGTCCGCCCTGCTCATCCGTATCGGCCGGTCGACGGCCGACGTTGGTCACCGGCAATCAGAAAATGTGAAATCTCTCCAATTCTGTAATAAAATCGACCAAATTCGCGGTAGCTGCGTCATATTGAGAGTTTTCTGAGACGGCTTCTGCTTCCTTATGTCCACCTTTGTGCGTCGATCCATCATCGTTAAATCAGCGGTCATCCTTATTTTTTCGATCGCGGCGTCGATACATGTCTCTGTCAATGTCGCTCGGGTCGTTGATGCTCAAACCGGTTCGGGTTCATTGAATGCACCTTCTAATGTCAGCGCAACCGATAATGTTTATGCGTCAAAGATCGGCGTTGAATGGAGTACGGTAAGAGGCGCAGCCGTATACCGTATTTTCCGGAATACGGTAAATGATCTCTCAACGGCAACTGAGATCGGCTCGACCCCGGCAAACTCCTTCTTTGATAGCGACGCCGTTGCCGGCCAGACCTTCTTCTACTGGGTGAGGTCTGAAAACGGAGCTCTGATCGGAGGTACCAGTGCATCGACGCAGGGGATTCGTGCGATCGGCAGCCCGCAGGGGCCGGTTCCGCCGCAGGAGCCGCCGCCGATGCCGCCGGCAAATCAGGTCACGGCAGCAAAGATCGAACTCGGCAAAGCCTTGTTCTGGGACGAGCAGCTTTCGTCCACACG
The DNA window shown above is from Chloracidobacterium sp. and carries:
- a CDS encoding ribonuclease J, yielding MSKIEIIPLGGIGEFGMNCMGIRYGDEMIVVDAGMGFPEETPFGVDISIPNFDFLEEYRDDLTALILTHGHEDHIGALAYILRKFNLPVYASRFTHALAEKRLEEFKMLDDVLLHRVTAGDKIEVGNFQIEFIHASHSLVDCFSLAITTPIGTIIHTGDYKIDDTPVIGRPYDLKTLNRIGDEGVLALLGDSTNATVPGRTPSEQAVIPAFREIFEETEGRLFVATFSSSLHRLQIVFDVAHEYGRKVCVLGRSMMKNVEIAEEQGLLKIGHGTKIDLSDARALDDDEICYLVTGSQGETRAALWNIATSTYKGMQIEKGDTVVLSARIIPGNEKSISRLIGHLYKRGANIIEERRRLVHVSGHASQEDIRIMVEAARPRYVIPIHGEYRMLFRHKEFVKNHIPGYTDENIVLIENGDVLELDEYGARVIANHELHKTFIDEESLGEIEYDVVRERKKLAYGGAVSLVVTVNRSTHELVGEPQISFNGVAGLDLTNGFTSDARRAIADAVGEMKRDQIADKTVFKENLRIHLKRFVQKELGTKPVIVTTIVEV